In Oryza brachyantha chromosome 2, ObraRS2, whole genome shotgun sequence, a single window of DNA contains:
- the LOC102704776 gene encoding probable monogalactosyldiacylglycerol synthase 3, chloroplastic, whose amino-acid sequence MAASMASPRGRSIRETVLETVAAYHHQQRMRRKFRKSLSYAGELSSAGGARGEGGMMGPSSSASTTSLCGPDEDDEPFWEEEEGTVELVQLGANRAKNVLILMSDTGGGHRASAEAIKDAFRIEFGDDYRVFVKDLCKDHAGWPLNNMESSYKFMVKHVQLWKVAFHTTSPRWVHCFYLAALASFYAKKVEAGLKKYKPDIIISVHPLMQHIPLWVLKWQGLQNRVVFVTVITDLNTCHPTWFHADVNRCYCPSEEVAKRAALDDLQPSQIRVFGLPIRPSFCRAVLVKDDLRKELELDPELPAVLLMGGGEGMGPVKKTARALGESLFDKELGKPIGQLIVICGRNKTLSASLQALEWKIPIKVRGFETQMEKWMGACDCIITKAGPGTIAEALIRGLPIILNDFIPGQEVGNVPYVVDNGAGVFSKSSRETAKLVARWFGPDSDELKRMSENALKLAQPEAVFDIVRDIHELSREQGVISQISSSLTSSFFIPSPETTPIQLM is encoded by the exons ATGGCGGCGTCGATGGCGTCGCCGCGGGGGCGGTCGATCCGGGAGACGGTGCTGGAGACGGTGGCGGCGTACCACCACCAGCAGAGGATGAGGCGCAAGTTCAGGAAGAGCCTCTCCTACGCCGGGGAGCTCTCCTCGGcggggggcgcgcgcggggagggcGGGATGATGGGcccctcctcgtcggcgtccaCCACCTCGCTCTGCGGgcccgacgaggacgacgagcccttctgggaggaggaggagggcaccGTCGAGCTCGTGCAGCTCGGGGCCAACCGGGCTAAGAACGTGCTCATCCTCATGAGCgacaccggcggcggccaccgcgccTCCGCGGAGGCCATCAAGGACGCCTTCCGCATCGAGTTCGGCGACGACTACCGG GTCTTTGTCAAGGATCTGTGCAAGGATCACGCGGGGTGGCCGCTGAACAACATGGAGAGCTCGTACAAGTTCATGGTGAAGCATGTGCAGCTCTGGAAGGTGGCCTTCCACACCACGTCGCCTAGATGGGTCCATTGCTTctacctcgccgccctcgcctcATTCTATGCCAA GAAGGTTGAGGCTGGACTCAAGAAGTACAAGCCAGATATTATAATTAGTGTCCACCCCCTCATGCAACACATTCCTCTATGGGTACTCAAATGGCAAGGGCTACAAAATAGAGTGGTCTTCGTCACTGTCATCACAGACCTCAACACTTGCCACCCTACATG gTTCCATGCTGATGTCAATAGATGTTACTGCCCATCAGAAGAAGTTGCGAAGAGAGCAGCACTGGATGACCTACAACCTTCTCAAATCCGTGTGTTTGGTCTTCCGATTCGACCATCATTCTGCCGGGCAGTTCTTGTTAAG GATGATTTGAGGAAGGAACTTGAATTGGATCCTGAACTGCCAGCAGTATTGCTGATGGGAGGTGGAGAGGGCATGGGTCCTGTCAAGAAGACTGCAAGAGCTCTTGGGGAGTCGTTATTTGACAAGGAGCTTGGAAAACCAATTGGGCAGCTGATTGTCATTTGTGGTCGGAACAAAACATTGAGCGCCTCATTGCAAGCTCTTGAATGGAAAATACCAATAAAG gtTAGGGGATTTGAGACCCAGATGGAGAAATGGATGGGGGCTTGTGACTGCATTATAACAAAG GCTGGACCAGGTACCATCGCTGAAGCCTTGATTAGGGGGTTGCCTATCATCCTTAATGACTTCATACCTGGACAG GAAGTTGGCAATGTCCCTTATGTTGTGGACAACGGTGCTGGTGTCTTCTCCAAAAGTTCCAGGGAAACTGCTAAACTTGTTGCCCGCTGGTTTGGTCCAGATTCTGATGAACTGAAGAGGATGTCAGAAAATGCATTGAAATTGGCTCAGCCAGAAGCGGTGTTTGATATTGTCAGAGACATCCATGAGCTATCTCGGGAGCAAGGGGTGATCTCACAGATATCCAGTTCCTTGACATCATCCTTTTTCATACCATCGCCAGAAACCACACCTATACAACTTATGTGA